Proteins from one Bradyrhizobium amphicarpaeae genomic window:
- a CDS encoding ATP-binding protein, which translates to MAIDAPSSPSAQPWSDRLRHSTVILIAAALALSVVVSLDELSAFHAAIVFLCIAAAALIPWRLHDPAASRDEVRRINPVESAAVAAVVAGMPDPAVLLDRAGRVIHLNAAAAQLAPALRRNELAQFALRSPEIITALREAIATTEARRATYLDHVPVDRWMELMITPVPVPTSFGGADKCMLMTFHDQTPLRRVEEMRADFVANASHELRTPLAALSGFIDTLQGQAKDDPKARERFLGIMHNQATRMARLIDDLLSLSRVELSAHVRPDTLVDLLPIIRQVADGLEPLARERQVEVDIQLPEGPVMIAGDREELLRLFENLIENALKYGASGGRVIVSLTSGAATDGTQEIRIMVRDFGPGIAPEHLPRLTERFYRVDVGDSRSQGGTGLGLSLVKHILNRHRGRLLIESVPKQGATFTACFPQARSPAAT; encoded by the coding sequence ATGGCGATCGACGCCCCATCTTCTCCCTCCGCGCAGCCCTGGTCCGACCGGCTGCGGCATTCGACCGTGATCCTGATCGCCGCGGCGCTGGCGCTGTCCGTCGTGGTCTCGCTCGACGAATTGTCGGCGTTTCATGCCGCGATCGTGTTCCTCTGCATCGCGGCGGCAGCCTTGATCCCGTGGCGGCTGCATGATCCCGCCGCATCCCGCGACGAGGTCAGGCGCATCAATCCGGTCGAGAGCGCGGCGGTGGCCGCGGTGGTCGCCGGCATGCCGGATCCGGCGGTGCTGCTCGACCGCGCCGGCCGCGTCATCCACCTCAACGCCGCCGCCGCCCAGCTCGCGCCGGCGCTGCGCCGGAACGAACTCGCCCAGTTCGCGCTGCGCTCACCGGAGATCATCACGGCGTTGCGCGAAGCAATCGCGACCACCGAGGCCCGGCGCGCGACCTATCTCGACCATGTCCCGGTCGATCGCTGGATGGAGCTCATGATCACGCCGGTGCCGGTGCCGACCAGCTTCGGCGGCGCCGACAAATGCATGCTGATGACCTTCCACGACCAGACGCCGCTACGCCGGGTCGAGGAGATGCGCGCCGACTTCGTCGCCAATGCCAGTCACGAGCTGCGGACGCCGCTGGCGGCGCTGTCGGGCTTCATCGACACGCTGCAGGGCCAGGCCAAGGACGATCCCAAGGCGCGCGAGCGCTTCCTCGGCATCATGCACAATCAGGCCACCCGCATGGCGCGCCTGATCGACGACCTCTTGTCGCTGTCGCGGGTCGAGCTGTCGGCCCATGTCCGGCCCGACACCCTGGTCGACCTGCTGCCGATCATCCGCCAGGTCGCCGACGGGCTCGAGCCGCTGGCGCGCGAGCGCCAGGTCGAGGTCGACATCCAGTTGCCGGAGGGGCCGGTGATGATCGCGGGCGACCGCGAGGAGCTGCTCCGCCTGTTCGAGAATCTGATCGAGAACGCGCTCAAATACGGCGCCTCCGGCGGACGCGTCATCGTGTCGCTCACATCGGGCGCGGCCACTGATGGAACTCAGGAAATCCGGATCATGGTGCGCGATTTCGGCCCCGGCATCGCGCCCGAGCACCTGCCGCGGCTGACCGAGCGGTTCTACCGGGTGGACGTCGGCGACAGCCGCTCGCAGGGCGGCACCGGGCTCGGATTATCGCTGGTGAAACATATTCTTAACCGCCATCGCGGCCGGCTTTTGATCGAGAGCGTGCCCAAGCAGGGCGCCACTTTCACGGCCTGTTTTCCCCAGGCGAGGAGCCCGGCGGCGACCTGA
- a CDS encoding lysylphosphatidylglycerol synthase domain-containing protein, giving the protein MLEAIRRAVSFLRQKQILHKLGVVVSVAVIGIACYVLYHMLRGIDFNEVLEAIKSTEPRQIAMAALFVTAGYFTLTFYDLFAVRAIGHAHVPYRINALAAFTSYSIGHNVGASVFTGGAVRYRIYSAYGLNAIDVAKICFLAGLTFWLGNAAVLGLGISYHPEAAASIDQLPPWLNRALAMMIIAGLVAYVVWVWTHPRVVGRGPWTVVLPGGPLTLLQIAIGIIDLGFCALAMYVLVPDEPNLGFVVVAVIFVSATLLGFASHSPGGLGVFDAAMLVGLWQMDREELLGGMLLFRVLYYLSPFVISVILLTFREVIIGARSKRLQQAALKLDPGPAPEAAYVRERSDKS; this is encoded by the coding sequence ATGCTGGAAGCCATACGCAGAGCGGTGTCGTTTCTGCGCCAGAAGCAAATCCTGCATAAGCTTGGCGTTGTGGTCAGCGTCGCGGTCATCGGCATCGCTTGCTATGTGCTCTACCACATGCTGCGAGGCATCGATTTCAACGAAGTCCTCGAAGCGATCAAGAGCACCGAGCCGCGCCAGATTGCGATGGCGGCGCTGTTCGTCACCGCCGGCTATTTCACGCTGACCTTCTACGACCTGTTCGCCGTGCGTGCGATCGGCCATGCCCATGTGCCCTATCGCATCAACGCGCTCGCCGCCTTCACCAGCTATTCGATCGGTCACAATGTCGGGGCATCCGTCTTCACCGGCGGCGCGGTGCGCTACCGCATCTATTCGGCCTACGGCCTGAACGCGATCGACGTCGCAAAGATCTGCTTCCTCGCCGGCCTGACCTTCTGGCTCGGCAATGCCGCCGTGCTCGGCCTCGGCATCTCCTATCATCCGGAGGCCGCCGCCTCGATCGACCAGCTTCCGCCCTGGCTGAACCGGGCGCTGGCGATGATGATCATCGCGGGGCTGGTCGCCTATGTCGTCTGGGTCTGGACCCATCCGCGCGTGGTCGGCCGCGGCCCCTGGACGGTGGTGCTGCCGGGCGGTCCGCTGACGCTGCTCCAGATCGCGATCGGCATCATCGATCTCGGCTTCTGCGCGCTCGCGATGTATGTGCTGGTTCCGGACGAGCCCAATCTCGGCTTCGTCGTGGTCGCCGTCATCTTCGTCTCGGCCACCCTGCTCGGCTTCGCCAGCCACTCGCCCGGCGGGCTCGGGGTGTTCGACGCCGCCATGCTGGTCGGCCTCTGGCAGATGGACCGCGAGGAGCTGCTCGGCGGCATGCTGCTGTTCCGCGTCCTCTATTATCTCTCGCCCTTCGTCATCTCTGTAATCTTGCTGACGTTTCGCGAAGTTATCATCGGCGCACGGTCGAAGCGCCTGCAGCAGGCGGCACTCAAGCTCGACCCTGGCCCTGCGCCTGAAGCCGCCTATGTGAGAGAGCGCAGCGACAAGTCTTAG
- a CDS encoding OmpA family protein produces MQKLFRWASKWWLGLIPLAVMWGFAAWNNTLPVEADLSARSSAALKDTVLDKTRIAVDGRDVSLAADAFSEEGRRDAVMAVETVPGVRLVDDRTRLVPEAKPFVWNAERDVVRVTLSGSAPLPSMKGRLTEAARKEVGGGEVADQMGLARGAPPRFEAAAMLLLDQIGKLKDGKITITDTKVNLSGMARDLGGREAIAAALKNLPEGFSVAANDVKAPPYIFQAYKDPVAATVTLTGYVPDNTVHAAIATSASRKFFTEKVVDNLKASVGAPGAFSTAVIAALGALSRLSTGTLVVSDREVKLSGDALYEAAANDIRAGLGKDFPKNWQYKPEITVKPAAGPVDGTVCQQLFTDLLAKGKIRFATKRADIDPDSAAILDHLIETALRCPTTNVEVAGHTDADGEDGFNRALSEKRAQAVIDYLVKAGLPASRFTAVGHGSTQPVAGNDTDDGKAQNRRIEFLVR; encoded by the coding sequence ATGCAGAAGCTTTTTAGGTGGGCCAGCAAATGGTGGTTGGGGCTAATTCCCCTGGCCGTCATGTGGGGATTTGCGGCCTGGAATAACACCTTACCGGTCGAAGCCGACCTGTCGGCCCGCAGCTCGGCCGCGCTGAAGGATACCGTTCTGGACAAGACCCGGATCGCGGTGGACGGCCGCGACGTCAGCCTGGCCGCGGACGCCTTCTCCGAGGAAGGGCGCCGGGACGCCGTGATGGCGGTCGAGACCGTTCCCGGCGTGCGCCTGGTCGACGACCGGACCCGCCTTGTTCCCGAGGCCAAACCCTTCGTCTGGAACGCCGAGCGCGACGTGGTGCGGGTGACGCTGTCGGGCTCCGCGCCCTTGCCGTCGATGAAGGGCCGGCTGACCGAGGCGGCCCGCAAGGAGGTCGGCGGCGGCGAGGTGGCCGACCAGATGGGGCTGGCGCGCGGGGCGCCGCCGCGGTTCGAGGCCGCCGCGATGCTGCTGCTGGACCAGATCGGCAAGCTCAAGGACGGCAAGATCACGATCACGGACACCAAGGTCAATCTGTCGGGCATGGCGCGCGATCTCGGCGGCCGCGAGGCGATCGCGGCGGCGCTGAAGAACCTGCCCGAGGGCTTTTCGGTCGCCGCCAACGACGTCAAGGCGCCGCCCTATATCTTCCAGGCCTACAAGGATCCGGTCGCCGCGACCGTGACGCTGACCGGCTACGTGCCCGACAACACCGTCCACGCGGCGATCGCCACCAGCGCCTCGCGAAAATTCTTCACCGAGAAGGTCGTCGACAACCTCAAGGCCAGCGTCGGCGCGCCGGGCGCCTTCAGCACCGCCGTGATCGCAGCGCTCGGCGCGCTGTCGCGGCTGTCGACCGGCACGCTCGTGGTCTCCGACCGCGAGGTGAAGCTGTCGGGCGATGCGCTTTACGAGGCGGCCGCGAACGACATCCGCGCCGGCCTCGGCAAGGACTTCCCGAAGAACTGGCAGTACAAGCCCGAGATCACGGTGAAGCCCGCGGCAGGCCCGGTCGACGGCACCGTGTGCCAGCAATTGTTCACGGACCTTCTGGCCAAGGGCAAGATCCGCTTCGCAACCAAGCGCGCCGACATCGATCCGGATTCCGCCGCCATCCTCGATCATCTGATCGAGACGGCGCTGCGCTGCCCCACCACCAATGTCGAGGTTGCCGGGCATACCGACGCCGACGGCGAGGACGGCTTCAACCGGGCTCTCTCGGAGAAGCGTGCGCAGGCGGTGATCGACTATCTGGTCAAGGCCGGCCTGCCCGCCAGCCGCTTCACCGCGGTCGGCCATGGCAGCACGCAGCCGGTCGCCGGCAACGATACCGATGACGGCAAGGCGCAGAACCGCCGCATCGAATTTCTGGTGAGGTGA
- a CDS encoding polysaccharide deacetylase family protein: protein MKQLRNNVIRAGLGALYFSGAHHLLRPLLSGVGAIFMLHHVRPAREAAFQPNRHLEVTPEFLRATLCHLRSRDIDIVSMDELHERLVQDRFDRRFAAFTLDDGYRDNLDYALPVLREFDAPLAVYVASDFAEGTGRLWWAALEAVIAKAEQIDVTIGHSALRLDATTPVAKQAAFDRLHDWLRALPGEHDLKREIEALCATHHVDMAALCRSLCLSWAELRSFAADPLVTIGAHSISHCNLAKLAEDIATQEIVTSRARIEQALDRPVLHLAYPYGDREAAGVREFGLAATAGFKTAVTTRPGMLFADNAAHMTALPRVSLNGNYQDARILPVLTSGAATAMWNGFRRIAAA, encoded by the coding sequence ATGAAACAACTGCGTAACAACGTCATCCGCGCCGGGCTGGGAGCTCTTTATTTCAGCGGCGCGCACCATTTGCTGCGCCCGCTCTTGTCGGGTGTCGGCGCCATTTTCATGCTGCACCACGTGCGGCCGGCCCGCGAGGCCGCGTTCCAGCCGAACCGGCATCTCGAAGTCACCCCCGAATTCCTGCGCGCGACGCTGTGCCATCTGCGCTCGCGCGACATCGACATCGTCAGCATGGACGAGCTGCATGAGCGGCTGGTGCAGGACCGGTTCGACCGCCGCTTCGCGGCCTTCACCCTCGACGACGGCTATCGTGACAATCTCGACTACGCGCTGCCCGTGCTGCGCGAATTTGACGCGCCTCTCGCGGTCTATGTCGCGAGCGATTTTGCCGAGGGCACCGGACGGCTGTGGTGGGCGGCGCTGGAGGCCGTGATCGCCAAGGCCGAGCAGATCGACGTCACCATCGGCCATTCCGCGCTGCGGCTCGATGCGACGACGCCTGTGGCCAAGCAGGCAGCGTTCGACCGCCTGCACGACTGGCTCCGCGCGCTGCCGGGCGAGCACGATCTCAAGCGGGAGATCGAGGCGCTCTGCGCGACGCACCACGTCGACATGGCAGCGCTGTGCCGCAGCCTTTGCCTGTCCTGGGCCGAGCTGAGGAGCTTTGCCGCCGATCCGCTGGTCACGATCGGCGCGCATAGCATCAGCCATTGCAACCTCGCCAAGCTGGCCGAAGACATCGCCACGCAGGAGATCGTCACGAGCCGCGCGCGGATCGAGCAGGCGCTGGACCGTCCCGTGCTGCATCTCGCCTATCCCTATGGCGATCGCGAGGCCGCAGGCGTACGCGAATTCGGCCTTGCTGCAACGGCGGGCTTCAAGACCGCGGTGACGACGCGGCCCGGCATGCTGTTCGCGGACAATGCCGCCCACATGACGGCGCTGCCGCGCGTCTCGCTCAACGGCAATTACCAGGACGCGCGGATCCTGCCGGTGCTGACCTCGGGCGCCGCGACCGCGATGTGGAACGGTTTTCGGCGGATCGCGGCGGCTTAG
- a CDS encoding SDR family oxidoreductase yields MFNDLFSLKGRVALVTGGSRGIGKMIAAGFLGAGAAKVYITARKAGPCEATAKELTAQYDGECIALPIDISTVEGCDRLASEIIKLEPKLDILVNNAGAAWGADFDEFPESGWDKVMDLNVKSLFFLTKALAKPLRAAASHERPAKVINIASVDGIFVNPGETYSYAASKAAVIHLTRRMATKLIKDNINVTAIAPGAFKSDMNRAARDHSDEVAKRIPSRRIGSDEDMAGVAIYLASRAGDYVVGNTIAVDGGVVYANAGLEIAG; encoded by the coding sequence ATGTTCAACGATCTGTTCTCGCTCAAAGGCCGCGTCGCGCTGGTGACCGGCGGCTCGCGCGGTATCGGCAAAATGATCGCGGCGGGATTTCTCGGTGCCGGCGCCGCGAAGGTCTACATCACCGCGCGCAAGGCCGGCCCTTGCGAGGCGACCGCCAAGGAGCTCACCGCGCAATATGACGGCGAATGCATCGCACTGCCGATCGACATCTCCACCGTCGAAGGCTGCGACAGGCTCGCCTCCGAGATCATCAAGCTGGAGCCCAAGCTCGACATCCTCGTCAACAATGCGGGTGCGGCCTGGGGCGCGGATTTCGACGAGTTCCCCGAAAGCGGCTGGGACAAGGTGATGGACCTCAACGTCAAGTCGCTGTTCTTCCTGACCAAGGCGCTGGCCAAGCCGCTGCGCGCGGCGGCCTCGCACGAACGGCCGGCGAAGGTGATCAACATCGCCTCGGTCGACGGCATCTTCGTCAATCCGGGCGAGACCTATTCCTACGCCGCCAGCAAGGCCGCCGTGATCCACCTGACGCGACGGATGGCGACCAAGCTGATCAAGGACAACATCAACGTCACCGCGATCGCGCCGGGCGCCTTCAAGTCCGACATGAACCGTGCCGCGCGCGACCATTCGGACGAAGTCGCCAAGCGCATTCCGTCGCGCCGGATCGGCAGCGACGAGGACATGGCGGGCGTCGCCATCTATCTCGCCTCGCGTGCGGGCGATTACGTGGTCGGAAACACCATCGCGGTGGATGGCGGCGTGGTGTACGCGAATGCCGGGCTGGAGATTGCGGGGTAG
- a CDS encoding alpha/beta hydrolase: MWPLVVEIALISIAVYLAIAMVLIAWPTPAPSAAPGTATRELDSLVAGGELAEPAAPRHFAARDGAIRLYRVYPGTGSDVLVFLHGSSSDGRYLARLANALVALTGLTVVTPDMRGHGSEPGRRGDIEAVDRQEQDIADLIAVLRTQNSSGRFLLGGHSIGAGLAIRDAAGQEKPKPDGMVLIAPYIHRRSPAARPNSGGWATPFVPRFAGIEMLQRFGIHIFDGLPVLRFAVPPAARDGIETPLYSWRLFASVTPRPDWRDDIRRIDCPVLVLAAERDSIFRSEGYRTIFEPLARATVEVIPAIDHFQLVTSEEGPPRVARWLKEAVR; encoded by the coding sequence ATGTGGCCTCTTGTCGTCGAAATCGCGCTGATCTCGATCGCCGTCTATCTTGCGATTGCAATGGTCTTGATCGCGTGGCCGACGCCGGCGCCATCGGCTGCACCGGGCACGGCGACGCGCGAGCTGGACAGCCTTGTCGCAGGCGGCGAGCTCGCGGAGCCGGCTGCGCCTCGCCACTTCGCCGCGCGAGACGGCGCAATTCGCTTGTATCGGGTCTATCCCGGTACGGGTAGCGACGTTCTGGTTTTCCTGCACGGATCGAGCAGCGACGGCCGCTATCTGGCGCGCCTTGCCAATGCCCTGGTCGCTTTGACCGGACTGACGGTCGTCACGCCCGACATGCGCGGTCATGGCTCCGAGCCGGGACGTCGCGGCGACATCGAGGCGGTCGATCGCCAAGAGCAGGACATCGCCGATCTGATCGCAGTGCTGCGGACGCAAAATTCGTCCGGCCGCTTTCTGCTCGGGGGCCATTCGATCGGGGCCGGCCTCGCCATCCGCGATGCAGCGGGTCAGGAGAAGCCCAAGCCCGATGGGATGGTGCTGATCGCGCCCTATATCCATCGCAGGTCACCCGCAGCCCGCCCGAATTCAGGTGGTTGGGCGACGCCGTTCGTTCCCAGGTTTGCCGGGATCGAAATGTTGCAGCGGTTCGGCATCCATATCTTTGATGGACTGCCCGTGCTGCGTTTCGCAGTGCCGCCCGCCGCGCGAGATGGTATCGAGACTCCGCTCTACAGCTGGCGGCTGTTCGCATCGGTCACGCCGCGGCCAGACTGGCGCGACGATATCCGTCGCATCGATTGTCCGGTGCTGGTTCTGGCGGCGGAACGGGACTCGATTTTCCGTTCGGAGGGCTATCGCACGATCTTCGAACCCCTGGCGCGTGCGACCGTCGAGGTCATCCCGGCGATAGATCACTTCCAGCTCGTCACCAGCGAGGAGGGGCCACCGCGCGTCGCGCGATGGCTGAAAGAAGCCGTGCGGTAA